The following are encoded in a window of Planctomycetaceae bacterium genomic DNA:
- the tadA gene encoding Flp pilus assembly complex ATPase component TadA, translated as MPTIIAQVQMGFYISPIKLVVFVIGFLAWLPLLSWVHQDSLQVRTNVKKWTTIFFTAGVIGQFAWLFVPMFFIGLTLYIILLGVSSLLYIMHRNSLVDEFQKLLTVQHIKSLFVDEKKILNKIEKGLVFFTANKNKVPPPSPKTPEFFGYKTSQEFFDDAIWRRAEFVLITPAPDQQYAVNYVIDGVTEKQNPRTREEVEYFVRYLKNLADLEVEEHRKPQTGRFTVQKDGKSYGWEVITAGTSAGEQIRLRYTADYNFRKLDELGLMPDQLEQMKSVAKGPRGVFLVTGTKKSGMTTTFYSMIRNIDPFLNNINVLEKNPECEVPNVTQISFALSDTGTTTYAKKFYQMLRTGPDIVGVEQGNDKEIANLACTLIKDNKATYMTYEAVSVIDAFVKWLTLVGDKALAINSLVGISNQRLTRKLCEQCRTPYEPNKDLLRKHNIPSDNITAFYRHGETAYNKRGKPVLCTNCQGTGFHGRTAIFELIIIDPQTKQLLLQAKTVNDIAAIFRRAKMLYLQEQAIRKVAQGVTSINEAIRALSGPQEAAKKPQAPAAAQSPAQQTPPQSQTEKK; from the coding sequence ATGCCGACAATTATAGCACAAGTACAGATGGGGTTTTATATTTCGCCGATAAAGCTGGTGGTTTTTGTCATTGGTTTTTTGGCATGGCTGCCGCTGCTTAGCTGGGTGCATCAGGATTCGCTGCAGGTCAGAACAAACGTAAAAAAATGGACGACTATCTTCTTTACTGCCGGCGTGATTGGCCAGTTTGCATGGCTGTTTGTGCCGATGTTTTTCATAGGCCTGACACTATATATCATTCTCCTCGGCGTATCCTCATTGCTCTACATAATGCACCGCAACAGTCTTGTCGATGAATTCCAGAAACTGCTCACAGTCCAGCATATCAAAAGTCTTTTCGTGGATGAAAAGAAAATCCTCAATAAAATTGAAAAAGGTTTGGTCTTTTTTACAGCCAACAAGAACAAAGTTCCGCCTCCGTCGCCAAAGACGCCGGAATTTTTCGGATACAAAACTTCGCAGGAATTTTTCGACGACGCCATTTGGAGAAGGGCCGAATTTGTCCTGATTACCCCCGCTCCAGACCAGCAGTACGCGGTAAATTATGTTATTGACGGCGTTACGGAAAAACAAAATCCAAGAACGCGAGAGGAAGTCGAATATTTCGTTCGCTACCTGAAGAATCTCGCAGACCTCGAAGTCGAAGAGCATCGCAAGCCGCAGACCGGCAGATTCACCGTCCAGAAAGACGGCAAATCGTATGGCTGGGAAGTTATAACAGCCGGTACATCAGCCGGCGAGCAGATTCGCCTGCGTTATACCGCTGATTACAATTTCAGAAAACTCGACGAGTTGGGGCTTATGCCGGACCAGCTCGAACAAATGAAAAGCGTCGCCAAAGGACCAAGAGGGGTATTTTTGGTTACGGGCACAAAGAAAAGCGGCATGACCACGACATTCTATTCGATGATTCGCAACATCGACCCGTTTTTAAATAACATTAACGTTCTTGAAAAGAATCCTGAATGTGAAGTGCCGAACGTAACGCAGATTTCTTTTGCGCTTAGCGATACCGGCACAACGACCTATGCCAAAAAATTCTATCAAATGCTCCGCACCGGCCCCGACATCGTCGGCGTCGAACAGGGCAACGACAAGGAAATCGCCAATCTCGCCTGTACGCTTATAAAGGATAACAAGGCGACGTATATGACGTATGAAGCCGTGAGCGTAATCGACGCGTTTGTAAAATGGCTCACGCTTGTCGGCGACAAAGCGCTGGCAATAAACAGCCTTGTCGGAATTTCGAATCAAAGACTCACAAGAAAGCTGTGCGAGCAGTGCCGCACACCGTACGAGCCGAACAAAGACCTGCTCCGCAAGCACAACATTCCGTCTGACAACATCACCGCGTTTTATCGTCACGGCGAAACAGCGTACAATAAACGCGGCAAACCGGTTTTGTGTACAAATTGCCAGGGCACAGGTTTCCACGGCAGAACAGCAATATTTGAATTGATTATCATCGACCCGCAGACAAAGCAGCTTCTGCTGCAGGCAAAAACCGTAAACGATATTGCCGCGATTTTCAGACGCGCTAAAATGCTTTACCTGCAGGAGCAGGCCATTAGAAAAGTTGCACAGGGTGTTACTTCGATTAACGAAGCCATCAGAGCGCTTTCAGGCCCGCAGGAAGCCGCAAAAAAACCGCAAGCCCCTGCTGCCGCACAGTCCCCCGCACAACAAACACCGCCACAATCGCAAACGGAGAAAAAATGA
- a CDS encoding radical SAM protein codes for MFSLADNLYNQTVSPEMPKFKLWNSMGMLLTYKCPAACGFCYYRCSPAKGGLLSVDLAIAAWKSLITLAGSSAKIHITGGEPFLYWSHLAEILEKAAELGLGEVDAIETNAFWAEDKADIIRKLKFLDSHNVRKMKISYDPFHAEFVEHRKVKLLADTAAEILGNDRVQVRWQEYLEQGLDVMKMPDDEKMKLFVESVKKFPCRFTGQAADRLSEILADKDVEAVSKSNCGNSFLSAKGIHLDPFGNVFSGTCSGIVIGNITKEPLEEIWRKFVPSKMDVIDVLFREGPAGLLEKAVKHGYQKRRLYSGKCHICTDLRQFFFDKGLYSPIIGPTECYN; via the coding sequence ATGTTTAGCCTTGCTGATAATCTGTACAACCAGACTGTAAGCCCGGAAATGCCCAAATTCAAGTTATGGAATTCTATGGGTATGCTGCTTACCTACAAATGCCCTGCTGCCTGCGGCTTTTGCTACTATCGGTGCAGCCCGGCCAAAGGCGGTCTGTTAAGCGTTGACCTGGCAATTGCCGCGTGGAAAAGTTTAATCACCCTTGCCGGCTCATCAGCTAAAATCCACATCACCGGCGGCGAACCGTTTTTATACTGGTCGCATCTGGCAGAGATTCTGGAAAAGGCCGCCGAGCTTGGTTTAGGCGAAGTTGACGCGATTGAAACAAACGCATTCTGGGCAGAGGACAAGGCAGACATCATCAGAAAGCTCAAATTTCTCGATTCGCACAACGTCAGAAAGATGAAAATCAGTTACGACCCATTCCACGCCGAGTTTGTGGAACATCGAAAGGTAAAACTGCTTGCCGACACGGCCGCCGAGATTCTTGGCAATGACCGGGTGCAGGTACGCTGGCAGGAGTATCTGGAACAGGGACTGGACGTTATGAAGATGCCGGACGATGAAAAAATGAAGCTTTTCGTCGAATCCGTCAAAAAATTCCCCTGCCGATTCACCGGTCAGGCAGCCGACAGATTGTCGGAAATTCTCGCGGATAAAGATGTTGAGGCAGTTTCAAAAAGCAACTGCGGCAATTCGTTTTTGTCCGCCAAAGGCATTCACCTTGACCCTTTCGGCAATGTCTTCAGCGGCACGTGCAGCGGGATTGTGATTGGAAATATCACAAAAGAACCGTTAGAAGAAATTTGGCGGAAATTTGTTCCGAGCAAAATGGATGTAATAGACGTATTATTCAGAGAAGGCCCTGCCGGCCTGCTTGAAAAAGCAGTTAAGCATGGGTACCAAAAACGCCGATTATATTCTGGTAAGTGCCATATATGCACGGATTTACGTCAATTTTTCTTTGACAAAGGTTTGTATAGCCCGATAATAGGGCCAACGGAATGTTATAACTAA
- a CDS encoding serine/threonine protein kinase, with amino-acid sequence MSETNYDSIFGKLVLDQGFCTEDELTYCKKQLKDRAAENPATLEQLLLSNRFITPNQAKRVKQVSKESTKEGAAEQIPGYKVLGKLGAGAMAIVYKGRQISLDRIVAIKILPRRFSENPDYVKRFYKEGKAAAKLNHNNIVGAYDVGEAGGYHYFVMEYVEGKTLYEDLSKGKIFTESEAVAITMQVASALAHAHAKGLIHRDVKPKNIMINSAGIVKLADLGLARDTDDVELAKSEAGKAFGTPYYISPEQIRGEIDIDGRCDIYSLGATFYHMVTGRVPFEATTPSEVMRKHLKEPLIPPDHINTALSAGCSEVIEMMLEKNKHERYASAEELLTDLEAVRKGEPPLAARRKFNLQDLQQLQEGQSIEVEEVADQDAMISRYKVLTVILGSVILVLILLVVFLFAQR; translated from the coding sequence ATGAGCGAAACGAATTACGACTCGATTTTTGGCAAGCTTGTTCTCGATCAGGGCTTTTGCACTGAAGACGAACTGACATACTGCAAAAAGCAGCTCAAGGACAGAGCCGCGGAGAATCCCGCCACCCTTGAGCAGTTGTTACTGTCTAACCGTTTCATCACTCCGAATCAGGCAAAACGAGTCAAGCAGGTTTCAAAAGAGAGCACAAAAGAAGGTGCTGCCGAGCAGATTCCCGGCTATAAAGTTCTGGGCAAACTCGGAGCAGGCGCAATGGCTATCGTTTACAAAGGCAGACAAATCAGTCTCGACAGAATTGTCGCCATAAAGATATTACCCCGCAGATTCAGTGAAAATCCCGATTATGTGAAGAGATTCTATAAAGAGGGAAAAGCGGCTGCAAAGCTGAACCATAACAACATCGTTGGGGCTTACGACGTAGGCGAGGCCGGCGGATACCATTATTTCGTAATGGAATATGTCGAAGGCAAAACTCTTTACGAAGACCTTTCCAAGGGCAAAATTTTCACGGAGTCGGAAGCTGTGGCGATTACAATGCAGGTTGCAAGCGCGCTTGCTCACGCTCACGCAAAAGGCCTGATACACCGTGACGTTAAGCCGAAAAATATAATGATAAACAGCGCAGGAATCGTCAAGCTGGCGGATTTGGGTTTAGCTCGCGATACTGACGATGTTGAACTGGCCAAAAGCGAAGCCGGCAAAGCGTTCGGCACACCGTATTATATTTCGCCGGAACAGATTAGGGGCGAGATTGACATTGACGGCAGATGCGATATTTATTCGCTGGGCGCAACTTTTTATCACATGGTTACTGGCAGAGTGCCGTTCGAGGCGACAACGCCGTCGGAAGTTATGCGAAAGCATTTGAAAGAGCCTCTTATACCTCCCGACCACATTAATACCGCTCTTTCGGCCGGCTGTTCGGAAGTTATCGAGATGATGCTCGAGAAGAACAAGCACGAAAGATACGCTTCAGCGGAAGAATTGCTGACGGATTTGGAAGCTGTTCGCAAAGGTGAACCGCCGCTGGCGGCAAGAAGGAAGTTTAATCTTCAGGATCTTCAACAGCTTCAGGAAGGCCAATCGATTGAGGTTGAAGAAGTTGCGGACCAGGATGCCATGATTAGCAGATATAAGGTATTAACGGTTATTTTAGGTTCTGTGATTTTGGTTTTGATATTGCTTGTTGTGTTCCTTTTCGCGCAAAGGTAA
- a CDS encoding phosphotransferase codes for MTKGGANFTAQELALVLSHYDIGIIQRIKSLTGGSKRAPKQIIVSDKGRYFLKRRTTCKDTRTRIEFAHSVQNILIEKCFPVSKLLRTKDGNNTFLELGNYIYELFEFAMGVRFDSRIELVEDAGVRLAIFHQILKSCKFPSMSHRSSFHNSKSVREHLKKIGSDEVTSNLMTMYDNSSVNVNQFGFDKWPSEIVHGDWHPGNMLVAGDKISAVFDFDSLNLAPISTDIANGALQFSIIGGRQETSDWPDFLDETKFNAFLTGYCKANPISEDELKSLPDLMIETLIAEAVLPIAATGYFSNFSGTDFLEMIQRKCLWIKNNKQSLVDGIMSKVSLNR; via the coding sequence ATGACTAAAGGCGGAGCCAATTTTACAGCACAGGAACTTGCGTTAGTTTTAAGTCATTACGACATTGGCATAATCCAGCGGATTAAATCCCTCACTGGCGGCAGTAAACGCGCACCAAAACAAATTATCGTTTCGGACAAAGGCAGATATTTTCTCAAACGGCGGACAACCTGCAAAGATACACGAACTCGGATTGAATTTGCGCATTCCGTGCAGAACATTTTGATTGAAAAATGTTTTCCGGTTTCAAAACTCCTTCGCACCAAAGACGGCAATAATACATTTTTAGAGCTGGGAAATTACATATATGAACTTTTTGAATTTGCGATGGGCGTCAGGTTTGATTCCAGAATCGAACTGGTCGAAGACGCCGGCGTAAGACTCGCCATATTCCATCAGATATTGAAAAGCTGCAAGTTTCCGTCAATGTCGCACAGGAGCAGTTTTCACAACAGCAAATCTGTGCGGGAACATTTGAAAAAAATCGGTTCTGATGAAGTTACATCGAATCTTATGACCATGTATGATAATTCGAGTGTAAATGTAAATCAGTTTGGTTTTGACAAATGGCCGAGCGAAATTGTGCACGGTGACTGGCATCCGGGCAATATGCTTGTCGCAGGCGATAAGATATCGGCGGTGTTTGATTTTGACTCATTAAATCTTGCGCCGATTTCAACGGACATCGCCAACGGCGCACTTCAGTTTTCCATTATAGGCGGCCGACAGGAAACTTCCGACTGGCCGGACTTTCTGGACGAAACAAAATTTAACGCGTTTTTAACCGGCTATTGCAAAGCGAATCCGATAAGCGAAGACGAATTAAAATCGCTGCCGGATTTGATGATTGAAACGCTTATAGCGGAGGCAGTTCTACCAATCGCCGCAACAGGGTATTTCTCTAATTTTTCAGGCACAGATTTTTTAGAAATGATTCAACGAAAATGCCTGTGGATTAAAAATAACAAGCAATCGCTCGTAGATGGAATTATGAGCAAAGTCTCTCTAAATCGCTGA
- a CDS encoding type II toxin-antitoxin system VapC family toxin — translation MVSVIKTGNTRVYADTSVFGGVFDDEFDVASKAFFDAVERGIFTLITSELVHKEIQAGPKRVLELFNNFLVFAQIAEISDSVIRLQQAYLQAGIVSAKYATDAMHVAMATVSKAELIVSWNFKHIVNFQKIPLYNAVNTLNGFGKIAIYSPPEVIENEN, via the coding sequence ATGGTTTCTGTTATAAAAACTGGAAATACAAGGGTTTATGCTGATACATCTGTGTTTGGCGGAGTATTTGACGATGAATTTGATGTTGCCAGCAAAGCATTTTTTGATGCTGTAGAGAGAGGGATATTCACACTTATAACATCTGAACTTGTACATAAAGAAATACAGGCCGGGCCTAAACGTGTTCTCGAACTGTTTAATAATTTTCTTGTTTTTGCTCAAATCGCGGAAATTTCCGACAGCGTAATACGGTTGCAGCAGGCATATCTTCAGGCCGGTATAGTATCCGCAAAATATGCTACCGATGCTATGCATGTGGCGATGGCGACAGTGTCGAAAGCAGAATTGATAGTGAGTTGGAATTTTAAGCATATAGTGAATTTTCAGAAAATCCCGTTATATAACGCTGTGAATACTCTTAATGGTTTTGGCAAAATTGCGATATATTCGCCGCCGGAGGTGATAGAAAATGAAAACTAA
- a CDS encoding HAD family phosphatase: MVKAVIFDFDGVIADSEPSHFAATNKVLEQFGVQLDKDEYYTSYLGYTDTQMFEAVRDKFELNIDTPQIEMLIDQKGIFFEQLIRHAEHLIEGIPQFIKMLNTGGIKIGIYSGASRDDIELMLEGSDFADCFDVIVCAEDVEKGKPDPEGYLKALELTNKKNHSEIQADQCIVIEDSQWGINAAKKAGMRIIGITNSYPADELEDADLIIDSVSDLTISDLERLCE, translated from the coding sequence ATGGTTAAAGCAGTTATATTCGATTTTGACGGAGTCATTGCCGACTCCGAGCCGTCTCATTTTGCAGCCACAAATAAGGTTCTGGAGCAATTCGGCGTTCAGCTCGACAAAGACGAGTATTATACTTCGTATCTTGGTTACACGGACACGCAGATGTTCGAGGCAGTTCGTGACAAGTTCGAACTTAATATTGATACTCCGCAGATTGAAATGCTGATTGACCAAAAGGGAATTTTCTTCGAGCAGCTTATCAGGCACGCGGAACATTTAATTGAGGGCATTCCGCAATTTATAAAAATGCTCAACACCGGCGGGATCAAAATTGGCATTTACTCCGGCGCTTCGAGAGACGATATTGAACTGATGCTTGAAGGGTCAGATTTTGCGGATTGTTTCGATGTGATTGTCTGTGCGGAGGATGTCGAAAAAGGCAAGCCCGACCCGGAGGGCTATCTGAAGGCCTTGGAGTTAACCAATAAGAAAAACCATTCTGAAATTCAGGCCGACCAATGTATCGTTATCGAAGATTCGCAGTGGGGCATTAACGCGGCAAAAAAAGCCGGAATGCGCATTATAGGGATTACAAACAGTTATCCTGCTGATGAGCTTGAAGATGCAGATTTGATTATTGATTCGGTGAGCGATTTGACAATCAGCGATTTAGAGAGACTTTGCGAGTAA